The following are encoded together in the Micromonospora lupini genome:
- a CDS encoding FAD-binding and (Fe-S)-binding domain-containing protein — MSTVLPAPTTAGVRAREVADLLRSRLDDPTRASAELPRRLAAAHDASPYLFEPQAVVRAASAAEVGALMVGAREAGVPLTLRGGGTSLAGQAGGAGVLVDVRTDWRHAEVLDDGRRIRLQPGLTIRQANARLARYGRRLGPDPASEAACTVGGMVANNSSGMTCGTTDNAYRTMESLRFVLPSGTVVDSAARDADDRLRAAEPELHAGLLRLRDRVRATPGSRATIERLFAMKNTMGYGLNSLLDHDSPVEMLAHLMIGSEGTLGFVAEAVFRTVEIHQHAATGLLILPGLSAATDALPALLAAGARTAELLDAAALRVSQRDPDASPALRGLTVAGHAALLVEFAEDSAERLAATLADAQPVLDRLPAVTGTELTRDPRERAALWHLRKGLYTAVAGARPPGTTALLEDVAVPMPRLTGTCDGLIRLFERHGYPDAVIFGHARDGNLHFMLTQSFDTPAEIDRYARFTDDMVDLVLAEGGTLKAEHGTGRAMAPFVRRQYGDELYDVMGELKRLCDPSGLLNPGVLLNDDPTVHLRQLKAVPTVDPELDACVECGYCEPVCPTADVTTTPRQRIVLQRQIALATAAGDEERRRELTTDYEYAAVDSCAADSLCVTACPVGIDTGAAMKRLRAERHSPRAQRTARGVARHWKGAVAGVRVGLNSAHAVPTPLTRAATGVIRSLGATELVPQWSADMPRAGGPRPEPRSAPDARAVFFAACIGSVFAAEGGTSGGSAAAFLRLCELARVPVVVPAETAGLCCGTPWQSKGYPAGHREMAERTLAALWTASDQGRLPIVCDASSCTHGLTQLTAALAEEDRARYAALRFVDSVTFTAEHLLPALPEPRRLGSLALHPTCSTVHLGGIDDLHTVARAVAETVTVPDSWGCCAFAGDRGLLHPEVTAAATAAQAAEVNERDHDAYASCNRTCEMGMSRATGQPYRHVLEVLVEAIEPPA; from the coding sequence ATGAGCACCGTCCTACCCGCGCCGACCACGGCCGGCGTCCGCGCCCGCGAGGTCGCCGACCTGCTGCGCTCGCGCCTCGACGATCCGACCCGGGCCAGCGCCGAGCTGCCCCGGCGGCTCGCGGCGGCGCACGACGCCTCGCCGTACCTGTTCGAGCCGCAGGCAGTGGTGCGCGCCGCCTCGGCGGCCGAGGTGGGCGCGTTGATGGTCGGTGCCAGGGAGGCCGGCGTGCCGCTGACCCTGCGCGGCGGCGGCACCAGCCTCGCCGGGCAGGCCGGCGGCGCGGGCGTGCTCGTCGACGTGCGCACCGACTGGCGGCACGCCGAGGTGCTCGACGACGGCCGTCGCATCCGGCTCCAGCCGGGCCTGACGATCCGGCAGGCGAACGCCCGACTGGCCCGCTACGGCCGCCGGCTCGGACCGGACCCGGCCAGCGAGGCCGCCTGCACGGTGGGCGGCATGGTGGCAAACAACTCCAGCGGGATGACCTGCGGCACCACCGACAACGCGTACCGCACCATGGAGTCGCTGCGCTTCGTCCTCCCGTCCGGCACCGTCGTCGACTCCGCCGCGCGCGACGCCGACGACCGGCTGCGCGCCGCCGAGCCCGAGCTGCACGCCGGACTGCTGCGGCTGCGCGACCGGGTCCGCGCGACGCCAGGGTCGCGGGCCACGATCGAGCGGCTGTTCGCCATGAAGAACACAATGGGGTACGGGCTGAACTCGCTGCTCGACCACGACAGCCCGGTCGAGATGCTGGCCCACCTGATGATCGGCAGCGAGGGCACGCTCGGATTCGTGGCCGAAGCCGTCTTCCGTACCGTCGAGATCCATCAGCACGCCGCCACCGGCCTGCTGATCCTGCCCGGTCTCAGCGCCGCCACCGACGCGCTGCCCGCCCTGCTCGCGGCCGGCGCCCGTACCGCCGAACTCCTCGACGCCGCCGCGCTGCGGGTCAGCCAGCGCGACCCCGACGCGAGCCCGGCCCTGCGCGGCCTGACTGTCGCCGGGCACGCCGCCCTGCTCGTCGAGTTCGCCGAGGACAGCGCGGAGCGGCTGGCCGCGACGCTCGCCGACGCCCAGCCGGTGCTCGACCGGCTGCCCGCCGTCACCGGCACCGAGCTGACCCGCGACCCGCGCGAACGGGCCGCGCTCTGGCACCTGCGCAAGGGCCTCTACACGGCGGTCGCCGGCGCCCGCCCGCCCGGCACCACTGCCCTGCTGGAGGACGTCGCGGTGCCGATGCCACGCCTGACCGGCACCTGCGACGGGCTGATCCGCCTGTTCGAGCGGCACGGCTATCCCGACGCGGTGATCTTCGGGCACGCCCGCGACGGCAACCTGCACTTCATGCTTACCCAGTCCTTCGACACACCTGCCGAGATCGACCGCTACGCCCGGTTCACCGACGACATGGTGGACCTCGTGCTGGCCGAGGGAGGCACGCTCAAGGCCGAGCACGGCACCGGCCGGGCCATGGCCCCCTTCGTCCGCCGGCAGTACGGCGACGAGCTGTACGACGTGATGGGTGAGCTGAAGCGGTTGTGCGACCCGAGCGGCCTGCTCAACCCGGGTGTGCTGCTCAACGACGACCCGACGGTGCACCTGCGGCAGCTCAAGGCCGTCCCGACTGTCGATCCGGAGCTGGACGCCTGCGTGGAGTGTGGCTACTGCGAGCCGGTCTGCCCCACCGCCGACGTCACCACCACGCCCCGACAGCGCATCGTCCTGCAACGGCAGATCGCCCTCGCCACCGCCGCCGGGGACGAGGAGCGCCGCCGGGAGCTGACCACCGACTACGAGTACGCGGCGGTGGACAGTTGCGCCGCCGACAGCCTCTGCGTCACCGCCTGCCCGGTCGGCATCGACACGGGCGCGGCGATGAAACGGCTGCGCGCCGAACGGCACAGTCCACGCGCCCAGCGCACCGCGCGTGGTGTCGCCCGGCACTGGAAGGGTGCCGTGGCGGGAGTCCGGGTCGGGCTGAACTCCGCTCATGCCGTGCCGACACCGCTCACCCGCGCCGCCACCGGGGTGATCCGTTCCCTCGGCGCGACCGAACTCGTACCACAGTGGAGCGCCGACATGCCGCGCGCCGGCGGGCCCCGCCCCGAGCCGCGCAGCGCGCCGGACGCCCGGGCGGTGTTCTTCGCGGCGTGCATCGGCAGCGTCTTCGCAGCGGAGGGCGGCACGTCCGGCGGCTCCGCGGCGGCGTTCCTGCGCCTGTGCGAGCTGGCGCGGGTGCCCGTCGTCGTGCCTGCCGAGACGGCGGGCCTGTGCTGCGGGACGCCGTGGCAGTCCAAGGGCTACCCGGCCGGCCACCGCGAGATGGCCGAGCGCACACTCGCCGCGCTGTGGACGGCGAGCGACCAGGGCCGCCTGCCGATCGTGTGCGACGCGTCGTCGTGCACACACGGGTTGACCCAGTTGACAGCCGCGCTGGCCGAGGAGGACCGGGCCCGGTACGCCGCTCTGCGCTTCGTCGACAGCGTGACCTTCACCGCCGAGCACCTCCTGCCGGCGCTGCCCGAACCCCGACGTCTGGGCTCGCTGGCCCTGCACCCCACCTGCTCCACCGTGCACCTGGGCGGCATCGACGACCTGCACACAGTGGCCCGGGCGGTCGCCGAGACCGTGACCGTGCCGGACAGTTGGGGGTGCTGCGCGTTCGCCGGCGACCGGGGGCTGCTGCACCCCGAGGTCACCGCCGCCGCCACCGCCGCGCAGGCCGCCGAGGTCAACGAACGCGACCACGACGCGTACGCCTCCTGCAACCGCACCTGCGAGATGGGCATGAGCCGGGCGACCGGGCAGCCGTACCGGCACGTGCTCGAGGTGCTCGTCGAGGCGATCGAGCCGCCGGCCTAG
- a CDS encoding anhydro-N-acetylmuramic acid kinase, which translates to MRVIGLMSGTSYDGIEVAAAEFDLSGDSVRMRPLGRLSHPYLEQLRTRIAAALPPATTTTEAICVLDTGIGQTFAEAGVRAVAELCDGRADLVVSHGQTMHHWVEKGTVRGTLQLGQPAWIAEATGLPVVSDLRSRDVAAGGQGAPLVALFDALLLRGLPGVPAALNLGGIANITVVAPDADPLAFDTGPANALLDAAARHFSGGAEEYDRDGRGAAAGQVNPALLRRLLDEPYYRLAGPKSTGKELFHRPYLLAALADAPTPDPNDVLATLTRLTAVTVADACRAHGVTRLVVSGGGAHNPTLMGMLVDELPGVDLTSSDEVGVASDAKEALAFALLGYLTLHGLPGALPSGTGARHASVLGSITPGRRPLRLPAPVDTAPDRLLITAD; encoded by the coding sequence ATGCGCGTGATCGGCCTGATGTCCGGAACCTCCTACGACGGCATCGAAGTCGCCGCGGCCGAGTTCGACCTGAGCGGTGACTCCGTGCGGATGCGACCGCTGGGCCGGCTCAGCCACCCGTACCTGGAGCAGTTGCGCACCCGGATCGCCGCGGCCCTGCCACCCGCCACGACCACCACCGAGGCGATCTGCGTGCTCGACACAGGCATCGGCCAGACCTTCGCCGAGGCGGGCGTGCGAGCCGTCGCGGAGCTGTGCGACGGCCGCGCCGACCTGGTCGTCTCGCACGGGCAGACGATGCACCACTGGGTCGAGAAAGGTACGGTCCGCGGCACCCTCCAGCTCGGTCAGCCGGCCTGGATCGCGGAGGCCACCGGCCTTCCGGTCGTGTCCGACCTGCGCAGCCGCGACGTCGCCGCCGGCGGCCAGGGCGCTCCCCTGGTCGCCCTGTTCGACGCGCTGCTGCTGCGGGGCCTGCCCGGTGTCCCCGCCGCCCTGAACCTCGGCGGGATCGCCAACATCACAGTCGTCGCGCCGGACGCGGATCCCCTCGCGTTCGACACCGGTCCGGCCAACGCGCTCCTCGACGCCGCCGCGCGGCACTTCAGCGGCGGCGCCGAGGAGTACGACCGGGACGGGCGCGGCGCGGCGGCCGGGCAGGTGAACCCGGCACTGCTGCGTCGGCTGCTCGACGAGCCGTACTACCGGCTCGCCGGCCCGAAGAGCACAGGCAAGGAGCTGTTCCACAGGCCGTACCTGCTCGCCGCCCTCGCCGACGCGCCCACCCCGGACCCGAACGACGTGCTTGCCACACTCACCCGGCTGACGGCGGTCACGGTGGCCGACGCCTGCCGGGCGCACGGCGTCACCCGGCTCGTCGTCTCCGGCGGCGGCGCGCACAACCCGACGCTGATGGGCATGCTCGTCGACGAGCTACCGGGCGTCGACCTGACCTCCAGCGACGAGGTGGGTGTCGCCTCGGACGCCAAGGAGGCACTTGCCTTCGCGCTGCTGGGGTACCTGACCCTGCACGGGCTGCCGGGCGCCCTGCCCTCGGGCACCGGCGCGCGACACGCCTCGGTGCTCGGCAGCATCACCCCCGGCCGCCGACCGCTGCGGCTGCCCGCGCCTGTCGACACCGCTCCGGACCGGTTGCTGATCACCGCCGACTGA